One segment of Alnus glutinosa chromosome 2, dhAlnGlut1.1, whole genome shotgun sequence DNA contains the following:
- the LOC133861030 gene encoding basic leucine zipper 43-like, with protein MQPSEVTALHYLISSNPSPYPPPFSMTQSHSPPTFQFNQFPNPLYNFQLPQGQEFNPQSSSFSSNSTSDEAEEQQLSLINERKQRRMISNRESARRSRMRKQKHLDELWSQVVWLRNENHQLVDKLNHVSESHDRVVQENAQLKQEASGLREMLTGMQLNSPFPGLRDLEDVPCNTAYLRAESSNQSITSSLDLLG; from the coding sequence ATGCAGCCTAGTGAGGTCACAGCACTCCATTATCTAATCTCTTCAAACCCATCTCCATACCCACCTCCCTTTAGCATGACTCAGAGTCATAGCCCACCCACATTTCAATTTAACCAATTCCCTAACCCATTGTACAATTTCCAGCTCCCTCAAGGTCAAGAATTCAACCCACAATCATCATCTTTCAGCAGCAATTCAACTTCTGATGAAGCAGAGGAGCAACAGCTAAGTCTCATCAACGAGAGGAAACAGAGGAGGATGATATCGAACAGAGAGTCTGCGCGCCGTTCGCGCATGCGCAAGCAGAAGCACCTAGATGAGCTCTGGTCGCAGGTTGTCTGGCTCCGGAATGAAAACCACCAGCTCGTTGACAAGCTGAACCATGTTTCGGAGTCCCATGACCGGGTGGTTCAAGAAAATGCTCAGCTCAAACAGGAAGCTTCAGGGCTTCGTGAGATGCTCACTGGCATGCAACTCAATAGCCCTTTCCCCGGTTTAAGAGACCTGGAAGATGTTCCCTGCAACACAGCTTATCTCAGAGCCGAGTCTTCAAACCAATCCATCACAAGTTCTTTGGATCTGCTTGGCTAA